In Paenibacillus sp. J23TS9, a single genomic region encodes these proteins:
- a CDS encoding MFS transporter → MKNAFKIALLSLALTSNLAPLLAAPAIKLIGVDFPDASPVLVQLIVTFASFFVVPALLSVRFISTYFSKKTILLFGLLLYIIGGVGPAFMHSVTGILVFRAVLGISIGLVTTMLNTLIAEHIQGNERIKMNGLIQAISGLGGAFFLSLGGNIAALGWRGVFLTYSYAIILAILVLLFIPRDKPGRLTMKSNQEKPSRLPAKVYGVSLGTLGILILYYAIPTNLAVYMADNGFGNATATGYVTAVSLLAIFIGGLCVRVMAERFKQAIIPLVVLLYSVSFVMISVTHLLSLVILSVSLIGFGFGIVYPMLMGSIMEATPKSRLTSGISMLLIFTYLGQFVTPIVLNGIHLIGISTLRGTFLTLGIITGIAFILVSVYSVSKSIIRMKLDSNSPG, encoded by the coding sequence ATGAAAAATGCTTTTAAGATAGCCTTGTTATCACTTGCCCTGACATCAAATTTAGCACCTCTGCTAGCAGCGCCTGCTATTAAACTGATAGGGGTAGATTTTCCCGATGCAAGCCCTGTTCTGGTTCAGCTCATCGTTACCTTCGCATCATTTTTCGTTGTTCCGGCCCTTTTATCCGTACGTTTCATTTCGACTTACTTTTCGAAAAAAACGATTCTGCTCTTCGGACTACTCCTATATATCATTGGTGGAGTAGGGCCGGCATTCATGCATTCGGTAACAGGCATTTTAGTGTTTCGCGCGGTTCTAGGAATAAGCATAGGCCTTGTAACAACAATGTTGAATACGCTGATTGCTGAACATATTCAAGGGAATGAGCGCATCAAAATGAACGGCTTGATACAAGCGATCAGCGGCCTTGGCGGAGCTTTTTTCCTGTCACTCGGAGGAAATATAGCTGCTTTGGGCTGGAGAGGCGTCTTCTTGACTTATTCGTACGCAATTATACTTGCGATTCTCGTTCTGTTATTTATCCCCCGAGATAAGCCCGGACGATTAACTATGAAATCAAATCAAGAAAAGCCGAGTCGCTTACCTGCCAAAGTATACGGGGTCTCGTTAGGTACATTAGGTATTCTCATTCTTTATTATGCGATCCCAACGAATCTCGCCGTCTATATGGCTGATAACGGATTCGGAAATGCGACTGCAACGGGTTATGTTACAGCTGTGTCTTTATTGGCAATATTCATTGGTGGTTTGTGTGTAAGAGTTATGGCGGAACGATTTAAACAGGCCATTATTCCTCTTGTAGTACTACTATATAGTGTTTCTTTTGTGATGATCAGCGTAACTCATCTGCTGAGCTTGGTGATTTTGAGTGTTTCATTAATTGGTTTTGGGTTTGGGATAGTTTATCCAATGCTCATGGGGAGCATCATGGAGGCAACGCCAAAGAGTCGACTTACTTCGGGAATTTCAATGTTGCTTATTTTCACTTATTTAGGTCAGTTCGTTACACCAATCGTTTTAAATGGTATTCATCTAATTGGCATCTCAACGCTTCGAGGAACATTTTTGACTCTTGGGATCATAACTGGAATCGCATTTATTTTGGTTTCCGTTTATTCTGTAAGTAAATCCATAATTAGAATGAAGCTCGATAGTAATTCTCCAGGCTAA
- a CDS encoding SDR family NAD(P)-dependent oxidoreductase — MELAKEEAIDWQFAVNTRGPINVIRKFLPHFRANGGGMFINISSFMGITTAVPLGSLYNMSKFALEGLTEGLYYELKPLNIELRLIEQGGSTGNKFKESTIWNRDENIKDYDDLMTKVQNLMNPTETSGILDDPQIIVDAISALATGESKKFRTVIGAAGNELMALRNSVPIEEYLETMAKKYM; from the coding sequence TTGGAATTGGCTAAAGAGGAAGCGATCGACTGGCAGTTCGCAGTTAATACTCGGGGACCAATCAATGTCATTCGTAAGTTTTTACCACATTTCAGAGCCAATGGCGGAGGCATGTTTATCAATATCAGCTCTTTCATGGGGATCACGACAGCGGTTCCGCTTGGATCGCTTTATAACATGTCCAAATTTGCTTTGGAAGGGTTGACGGAAGGTCTGTATTATGAATTGAAGCCGTTGAATATCGAGCTTAGATTGATAGAGCAGGGCGGCTCTACAGGAAATAAGTTTAAGGAAAGTACTATATGGAACCGAGATGAAAACATTAAAGATTACGATGATCTGATGACGAAAGTGCAAAATTTAATGAATCCCACGGAAACCAGCGGCATTTTGGATGATCCTCAAATTATCGTTGATGCCATTTCCGCTCTGGCAACGGGAGAAAGCAAGAAATTCCGTACCGTCATCGGAGCAGCGGGTAACGAATTAATGGCTCTTAGAAACTCCGTGCCGATCGAAGAATATTTGGAAACAATGGCTAAGAAATATATGTAA
- a CDS encoding histidine phosphatase family protein translates to MSTRLYLTRHGETEWNVVHRMQGEMDSPLTELGVHQAESLKAVLDTVHIDVIYASPSPRAMRTTEILRGEREIPLIASESLMEMRFGIWEGQVHSEVQTHYPEQWDRFWNNPEEFAIANSETYAQVRTRALNLLNEIIRKHSGESLLIVTHTIVIKLLMAHYQGTDLKQLWKSTEIQPASLSRVDISGKTAKIVLHGDTSHYPLP, encoded by the coding sequence ATGAGCACGAGATTATACTTGACGCGCCATGGAGAGACGGAATGGAATGTCGTCCATCGCATGCAGGGGGAAATGGACTCCCCCTTAACGGAGCTAGGCGTACACCAGGCTGAGAGCTTAAAAGCCGTCTTGGATACAGTGCATATAGACGTGATTTACGCAAGTCCGAGTCCCCGGGCGATGCGAACCACAGAGATCCTGCGAGGAGAGAGGGAAATTCCCCTGATAGCATCCGAATCGCTTATGGAGATGAGATTCGGGATATGGGAGGGACAAGTTCATTCGGAGGTTCAAACCCATTACCCCGAGCAATGGGATCGTTTCTGGAATAACCCGGAGGAGTTCGCGATCGCAAATAGCGAGACGTATGCACAAGTGCGAACGAGAGCTTTGAACCTGCTCAATGAGATCATTCGGAAACACTCCGGGGAGTCGTTGCTGATAGTTACTCATACCATTGTCATTAAGCTGCTCATGGCGCATTATCAGGGAACTGACTTGAAGCAACTATGGAAATCGACCGAAATCCAACCTGCCAGTCTGTCGAGAGTCGACATCTCGGGGAAAACGGCCAAGATTGTCCTGCATGGTGACACCAGCCACTATCCACTCCCGTAA
- a CDS encoding nitroreductase family protein has protein sequence MTVSIGADTHDQSFSAVIHGRRSVRAYDPNFKISREEMKALLGEAILAPSWGNLQPWRFLVIDDEKLKLKLLPIANNQQQVADASAVIAVLANLEYYKQAKTIYGRAFEAGFMPEDRAKLFVERITAKHPAIPSEMRTKIVSTDAGLVSMALMLAARARGLDTVPMGGYDVDNFKETFGISDRYLPIILIAIGKAVKQGHPTVRLSVDEVTSFNQMTNE, from the coding sequence ATTACGGTGTCGATTGGAGCGGATACACACGATCAATCATTTTCCGCGGTCATCCACGGGCGCCGATCCGTGCGAGCATATGATCCAAACTTCAAGATATCCCGCGAGGAAATGAAAGCTCTACTGGGGGAAGCCATTCTTGCGCCGTCTTGGGGCAATCTTCAGCCTTGGCGTTTCCTTGTAATTGATGACGAAAAGCTGAAATTGAAACTGCTGCCTATCGCAAACAATCAACAGCAGGTGGCCGACGCTTCCGCCGTTATTGCGGTGCTTGCAAATCTGGAGTATTACAAGCAGGCTAAGACGATATACGGTCGCGCATTTGAAGCAGGCTTCATGCCAGAAGATAGAGCTAAATTGTTCGTGGAACGTATCACCGCCAAACATCCTGCAATTCCTTCCGAAATGAGAACGAAGATCGTTTCGACGGATGCCGGCCTCGTTTCCATGGCATTGATGTTAGCAGCGCGAGCACGCGGACTGGACACGGTACCAATGGGCGGTTACGATGTTGATAATTTCAAGGAGACATTTGGCATCAGCGACCGTTATCTACCAATTATTCTGATTGCCATTGGCAAGGCGGTAAAACAGGGTCATCCTACCGTCCGCCTGTCGGTGGATGAAGTAACAAGTTTTAACCAAATGACCAACGAATAA
- a CDS encoding TetR/AcrR family transcriptional regulator codes for MFDKYHKVQKAVLETTLSLIIEKELQATSMSLIAKESGVSTGSIYHYFDSKESIINELYKAIVTFNGEKVLEGFYSDEPIRVRIERAWENLIRLSLEYPQGFRFIEQYSFSPYIYDDVKKEAYEGGWCGPLKKLYAQAIQEKLIIEMDPSFMAQMHYGSFVYVVKAYLHGKFTLSDEEIKRLIEVTWNSVSARN; via the coding sequence GTGTTCGATAAATATCATAAAGTCCAGAAGGCGGTTCTGGAGACTACATTGTCCCTCATTATCGAGAAGGAGCTTCAGGCGACTTCCATGTCTTTGATTGCCAAAGAATCAGGTGTTTCAACAGGGAGCATCTACCACTATTTCGATAGCAAAGAATCGATTATTAATGAACTTTACAAAGCGATCGTAACGTTTAATGGAGAAAAAGTTCTTGAGGGTTTTTACTCCGATGAACCCATAAGAGTCCGCATAGAGCGTGCTTGGGAGAATTTGATTCGACTGTCTCTTGAATATCCTCAAGGATTTCGATTTATTGAACAATATTCTTTCTCGCCGTACATTTACGACGACGTCAAAAAAGAGGCGTATGAAGGCGGATGGTGCGGTCCTTTGAAAAAGCTGTATGCGCAGGCGATTCAGGAAAAGCTGATCATTGAGATGGATCCGTCGTTTATGGCTCAAATGCATTACGGCTCTTTCGTATACGTAGTAAAAGCATATCTGCATGGCAAGTTTACTCTCTCGGACGAAGAAATAAAACGTCTGATCGAAGTCACATGGAATAGCGTCAGTGCTCGCAATTAA
- the murF gene encoding UDP-N-acetylmuramoyl-tripeptide--D-alanyl-D-alanine ligase: protein MMITHELKVIERMSEGDGLSLEFKGFLIQGVSIDSRTVKPGNLFVPIIRELDGHNYVNEAISKGAIASFWQKDHPNPPDHLPLIYVDDCLEAFQKLAAQYRRELQVKVIGVTGSNGKSTTKEMLNSVLQTKFRVYKTEGNLNSQVGVPLTVLGIKKEDEIAIIEMGMSERGQIEQLSRITNPDIAVITMIGVSHLLSLGSREAIAAAKLEILTGLKNGGCFVFNGDEPLLTKELFKIKKNSSLETISFGQGNSNDVSVENAITNSDGSQFSVANDIYYLPLLGDHNINNALATIAIALRLGLKSAEINEGFLHLKLPDMRLEKIISPSGFTIINDAWNASPDSVNAAIKTFQELTGYNDKHLVIGDMLELGHHEEEFHREIGKNLDPDKINYIYTFGDLSYHIASEAIKRYPTGAVNTFKDKMGLANALKQAIKKNDVILLKASRGIQMDSIIPFLMK, encoded by the coding sequence ATGATGATTACTCATGAACTCAAAGTTATTGAACGAATGTCTGAAGGCGATGGGTTATCTTTGGAGTTTAAGGGATTTTTGATTCAAGGAGTGTCTATTGACTCCAGAACGGTAAAGCCTGGTAATTTATTTGTCCCCATTATAAGAGAGTTAGATGGACATAATTATGTTAATGAAGCAATATCTAAAGGAGCAATTGCGTCCTTTTGGCAAAAGGATCACCCTAATCCTCCAGATCATCTACCGTTAATTTATGTAGATGATTGCTTAGAAGCTTTTCAAAAATTAGCGGCACAATATCGACGAGAATTACAAGTCAAAGTTATTGGTGTTACGGGTAGTAATGGTAAATCAACTACAAAAGAGATGTTAAATTCTGTTTTACAGACAAAATTTCGAGTTTATAAAACAGAAGGAAATTTAAATAGTCAAGTAGGTGTTCCATTAACGGTATTAGGGATAAAAAAAGAAGATGAAATTGCAATAATTGAGATGGGGATGAGTGAAAGAGGGCAGATTGAGCAACTTTCTCGTATTACCAACCCTGACATAGCGGTAATTACAATGATTGGCGTTTCACATCTATTAAGCCTCGGCTCAAGAGAAGCAATAGCAGCAGCAAAATTGGAAATCCTTACTGGTCTAAAGAATGGTGGATGTTTTGTTTTCAACGGTGATGAGCCATTATTGACTAAAGAACTCTTCAAAATTAAAAAAAATAGCTCATTAGAAACCATTAGTTTTGGTCAGGGGAATTCTAATGATGTGAGCGTCGAGAATGCAATAACTAATTCCGATGGTTCCCAATTCTCTGTCGCTAACGACATTTATTACCTCCCACTTCTTGGTGACCATAATATTAATAATGCACTTGCTACAATTGCTATTGCTCTAAGGTTGGGTTTAAAATCTGCAGAAATAAATGAAGGATTTCTTCATTTAAAATTGCCTGATATGAGATTGGAGAAGATCATTTCACCATCGGGATTTACCATAATTAATGATGCATGGAATGCTAGTCCGGATTCGGTAAATGCTGCAATTAAGACTTTTCAAGAACTGACGGGTTATAATGATAAACACTTGGTCATTGGTGATATGCTTGAGCTTGGTCATCATGAAGAAGAGTTCCACCGAGAAATTGGTAAAAACCTTGACCCGGATAAAATAAACTATATTTATACATTCGGTGATCTCAGTTACCATATTGCATCAGAAGCAATAAAGAGATATCCAACAGGTGCTGTAAATACATTTAAAGATAAAATGGGGTTAGCAAATGCACTAAAACAAGCAATTAAGAAAAATGATGTGATTTTGTTAAAAGCATCCCGTGGGATACAGATGGATTCAATTATCCCATTCTTAATGAAGTAA
- a CDS encoding copper amine oxidase N-terminal domain-containing protein has product MLASGLKVYINGQKISFNSAPVIYQNTNLVPLREIAEGLGATITYDKDSGTIGVTKMSRKVTLTIGSKTLFYNGVSETASTATKVINWCYICSSAGFC; this is encoded by the coding sequence GTGCTAGCTTCTGGCCTTAAGGTGTATATTAACGGTCAAAAGATCAGCTTTAATAGTGCGCCGGTAATATACCAAAACACAAACCTTGTTCCTCTGCGAGAGATTGCTGAAGGTTTGGGAGCGACAATCACTTACGACAAAGATAGTGGAACAATTGGGGTCACTAAAATGAGTCGCAAAGTTACTTTAACAATTGGAAGCAAAACGTTATTCTACAATGGTGTATCAGAAACAGCTAGTACAGCTACTAAAGTGATTAATTGGTGTTACATATGTTCCAGCGCAGGTTTTTGCTAG